Proteins from a genomic interval of Rubinisphaera italica:
- a CDS encoding ECF-type sigma factor, which produces MPNDVTIVLQNMEAGTASFEDDLIPLIYSELRRIAQSRLSREAIGHTLQATALVNEYFLNVSNADPELLSWENRRHFYSAAARAMQNILVDHARRKKSDKRGGDNLKLSLENHEQVVADKSIDLIALDEALQKLETENHRVAETVRLKYFANMTIAEIANHLTISAVTVERDWAYAKAWLLLELQD; this is translated from the coding sequence GTGCCCAACGATGTAACAATAGTGCTTCAAAATATGGAAGCGGGGACGGCCTCGTTCGAGGACGATTTAATCCCATTAATCTATTCTGAACTGAGAAGAATCGCTCAGTCGCGACTTTCTCGCGAAGCCATAGGGCACACACTTCAGGCAACGGCACTGGTTAACGAATACTTTCTGAATGTTTCCAATGCTGATCCAGAACTGTTGAGCTGGGAGAATCGTCGTCATTTTTACTCGGCAGCCGCTCGGGCGATGCAGAATATTCTCGTAGACCATGCTCGTCGTAAAAAAAGTGATAAGAGGGGTGGAGACAATCTGAAACTGAGCTTGGAAAATCACGAGCAGGTTGTCGCTGATAAGTCGATTGATTTGATTGCTCTTGATGAAGCGTTGCAAAAACTGGAAACCGAGAATCATCGGGTCGCTGAAACTGTTCGCTTAAAATATTTCGCCAATATGACCATCGCTGAAATTGCTAACCACTTAACGATTTCAGCCGTAACCGTTGAAAGAGACTGGGCTTACGCCAAGGCTTGGCTGCTGCTTGAACTCCAGGATTGA
- a CDS encoding DUF1559 domain-containing protein: MSIAIIAVLVSLLLPAVQQAREAARKMSCKNNLKQLSLGIIQYADIYSCYPPAYDRYDDDTMNIHKELWSWTPRILPFIEQADLYDQMRLDESIGFPSNIKPARTILPIVQCPSAPANRLCSVTSSIPGCEDMAETNYVCVTSTLERVPGRVGFRNGSGLLIYDDWLPTKSATDGLSSTILLTESDKTIPNHLGSVCQGVEYQGYIWGYFASATAYYGINNPQKTVYGDHIFSYHPGGANFSFADGHVKFISENIDQTLLEALTTRAGGEVIGEY, translated from the coding sequence GTGTCGATCGCCATCATTGCGGTGCTGGTTTCGTTGCTGTTGCCAGCGGTGCAGCAAGCACGCGAAGCTGCTCGGAAGATGAGTTGCAAGAATAATTTGAAGCAGCTTAGCCTGGGGATTATTCAATATGCTGACATTTACTCCTGCTATCCTCCGGCTTATGACCGCTACGATGACGACACCATGAATATTCATAAAGAATTGTGGAGTTGGACACCGCGAATTCTACCTTTTATTGAGCAGGCAGATTTATACGATCAAATGAGGCTTGATGAAAGCATTGGATTTCCCTCTAACATTAAGCCTGCCCGTACGATCCTACCCATAGTCCAGTGCCCATCTGCCCCTGCAAATCGTTTGTGCTCTGTGACATCCAGTATTCCTGGCTGTGAAGATATGGCTGAGACGAACTACGTCTGTGTGACTTCGACATTAGAACGTGTTCCTGGTCGGGTCGGTTTCCGTAATGGGAGCGGATTACTTATTTATGATGATTGGCTCCCGACTAAATCGGCGACCGATGGATTGAGCTCGACCATTCTGCTGACCGAATCTGACAAAACAATTCCTAATCATCTTGGAAGTGTATGCCAAGGAGTCGAATATCAGGGATATATCTGGGGGTACTTTGCGAGTGCAACAGCATATTATGGAATTAATAATCCCCAGAAAACCGTGTATGGAGATCATATCTTTAGTTACCACCCCGGCGGTGCCAACTTTTCATTCGCAGATGGCCACGTCAAATTTATCAGCGAGAACATTGATCAAACATTGCTCGAAGCCTTAACAACCCGAGCCGGTGGCGAAGTGATTGGGGAATACTAA
- a CDS encoding RecB family exonuclease — MIKNESRKHWSYSAINQYLRCPLQYYFQRILKLPQPSVGSGLVLGSSVHHALAVYHGYLKENKEPVEQQIQQEYLETWLLKEKEQIVEYKAKESRDDLLELGMELVKLYMAEQPPQEIVAIEQRFLIPLHNSEGEYLETPLLAFTDLITKEADILKVTEFKTSGRSYGEFEVETSMQATCYVNAVIETIGEMPSVEYAVLVKTKTPKLQRLKTARTEYDLGRLGDLIQNVEKAVNNQIFYPIESPLNCSTCGYRQQCREWKPAGTTAHQNIEIHELNGAGA; from the coding sequence ATGATAAAAAATGAGTCTCGAAAACACTGGAGCTACAGTGCGATCAATCAATATCTCCGCTGTCCTCTCCAATACTATTTTCAACGAATCCTCAAACTCCCTCAGCCATCAGTCGGAAGCGGCTTGGTTCTTGGCTCTTCCGTGCATCATGCACTGGCTGTTTACCATGGCTACTTGAAAGAAAACAAGGAGCCCGTGGAGCAGCAGATTCAACAGGAGTATCTGGAAACCTGGCTATTGAAAGAGAAAGAACAAATAGTTGAATACAAAGCGAAAGAATCGCGAGACGATTTACTCGAACTTGGAATGGAGTTAGTGAAACTCTACATGGCCGAGCAGCCACCACAGGAAATCGTAGCGATCGAACAACGATTTCTGATCCCCCTACACAACAGCGAAGGAGAGTACCTGGAAACTCCACTGCTCGCATTCACGGACCTGATCACGAAAGAAGCAGATATTCTGAAGGTGACGGAGTTCAAAACTTCGGGACGATCTTACGGGGAGTTCGAAGTCGAGACCTCAATGCAAGCCACATGTTATGTGAATGCGGTCATTGAGACCATTGGTGAAATGCCATCCGTCGAATACGCCGTTCTCGTCAAAACCAAAACCCCCAAGCTTCAACGATTGAAAACTGCCCGAACGGAGTATGACCTCGGACGACTAGGTGATTTAATTCAAAACGTAGAGAAAGCGGTTAATAATCAAATCTTTTATCCAATTGAGAGTCCGCTGAATTGCTCAACCTGTGGATACAGGCAACAGTGTCGGGAATGGAAGCCTGCTGGAACAACAGCTCACCAGAATATTGAAATTCACGAATTGAACGGAGCTGGAGCATGA
- a CDS encoding serine/threonine protein kinase, producing the protein MSEQSIFYQASQLTGEEREAFLQEKCGDDLTARQRLDKLLHAVDHAIDFLEEPAVAQIDIAEILESEEKAAAMSEQSENEPSSQNFKFLKPSEDPEVMGLIDRFEIRSVVGQGGMGIVFKARDPELDRIVAIKVLHEDKIPPFALAASRKRFIREARSMATFHSDYVIRVHEVQKDHQPPFFAMEYIHGKSLQQKIDKEGPLEVEDMLRIGIEIASGLVAAHESPNKLVHRDIKPANILLENGIERVKIVDFGLAKDSLDNSNDITSSNGEILGTVPFMSPEQAQSRIVDTRTDLFSLGATLYCMATGYPPFRGNNLTKLLHKVVSEDPIALNNVHPELPPGFCEIVSRLMQKRPDKRIQSASEIVSMLKAELTRLQEPQATPGTSFDKTIIGEFPDSEDAVKNMSSRPWYHISRGYLKIASVILLIGICSIGAIYYFNTLPDNERIDPDEFFVK; encoded by the coding sequence ATGAGCGAACAATCGATTTTCTATCAGGCTTCTCAATTAACCGGCGAAGAACGGGAAGCCTTTCTGCAAGAAAAGTGTGGTGATGATTTAACCGCTCGGCAGCGACTTGATAAACTACTGCACGCAGTCGATCACGCTATCGATTTTCTGGAAGAACCGGCGGTCGCTCAGATTGATATTGCTGAGATATTAGAGTCTGAAGAGAAAGCCGCGGCGATGTCTGAACAAAGTGAGAATGAACCTTCCAGTCAGAATTTCAAATTTTTGAAGCCGAGCGAAGATCCTGAAGTGATGGGATTAATCGACCGATTTGAAATTCGTTCGGTTGTCGGTCAGGGAGGCATGGGAATTGTCTTTAAGGCTCGCGATCCTGAACTGGATCGAATCGTAGCCATCAAGGTTCTGCATGAGGATAAAATCCCTCCATTTGCCCTAGCTGCCTCTCGTAAACGCTTCATTCGCGAAGCCAGGTCAATGGCCACTTTTCATTCCGATTATGTAATTCGTGTCCACGAAGTCCAGAAAGATCATCAACCGCCCTTCTTTGCTATGGAATACATCCATGGGAAATCGTTGCAGCAGAAAATCGACAAAGAAGGCCCGCTCGAAGTTGAAGATATGCTGCGAATCGGGATCGAAATCGCTTCAGGGTTAGTTGCCGCTCACGAGTCACCTAACAAACTTGTGCACCGCGATATCAAGCCAGCCAACATCCTGCTGGAAAACGGTATCGAACGGGTCAAAATTGTCGACTTCGGCTTAGCAAAAGATTCTCTTGATAACTCGAATGACATCACAAGCTCAAACGGAGAAATTCTGGGAACAGTCCCCTTCATGTCTCCGGAACAGGCTCAGTCCCGCATCGTCGATACTCGAACAGATTTATTCAGCCTGGGGGCGACTCTCTACTGCATGGCAACCGGCTATCCACCGTTCCGGGGAAACAACCTGACCAAACTGCTTCATAAAGTTGTCTCAGAAGACCCGATTGCGTTGAATAATGTGCATCCAGAATTACCACCGGGATTCTGTGAAATCGTCTCGCGATTGATGCAGAAAAGACCAGACAAACGCATTCAATCGGCCAGCGAGATTGTTTCTATGCTCAAAGCAGAATTGACTCGACTCCAGGAACCGCAGGCAACTCCAGGTACTTCGTTTGACAAAACAATCATTGGCGAATTCCCGGATTCTGAAGATGCCGTAAAAAATATGAGTTCTCGACCCTGGTATCATATAAGTAGAGGATATCTCAAAATCGCCAGTGTGATTTTACTGATCGGAATCTGCTCAATTGGAGCCATCTACTACTTCAATACATTGCCAGATAACGAACGGATTGATCCTGATGAATTCTTTGTGAAGTAG
- a CDS encoding DUF1559 domain-containing protein encodes MKFTIKNSRRSGFTLVELLVTLSVIAILVSVLLPATQDVREVARLSVCENHLRSLGIALHNYQESHSVLPAAAISWNRTVDARDPYQDRRQWSWAAAILPQLGQTHLYEQIDFTPDLRTPSNRSALRQRVTGFYCPAMPTLGYVNMTDRISGDTDAAIIDYAAVSSHLPTVLGPGFFRVDQSGTGTLAVNQWRSYRDISDGLSQTLLLSETRFDQFHAAIGGRGACLVSSDCSFGFAWGQMASVTTGDGINRQEYQSDGTPSWRYQILTSHSGGAQFAFVDGHVSFISEQIEPEILKALTTPAGGEFVSEF; translated from the coding sequence ATGAAATTTACTATTAAAAACTCTCGGAGATCCGGGTTCACATTGGTTGAACTTCTGGTGACTTTATCCGTCATCGCGATTCTCGTTTCTGTACTACTACCGGCTACCCAGGATGTTCGCGAAGTGGCTCGGTTGTCGGTTTGTGAGAACCATCTCCGTTCGCTCGGGATCGCATTGCACAATTATCAGGAATCCCACTCGGTTCTTCCCGCAGCTGCGATCAGTTGGAACCGCACAGTTGACGCAAGGGATCCCTATCAGGATCGACGACAATGGTCTTGGGCGGCTGCCATTCTTCCCCAACTCGGTCAAACACATCTCTATGAGCAGATCGATTTCACTCCTGATTTGCGGACACCATCGAATCGATCGGCTCTCAGGCAAAGAGTAACGGGATTTTATTGCCCAGCGATGCCAACTCTCGGCTACGTTAATATGACTGATCGAATTTCAGGAGATACCGATGCAGCCATCATCGACTACGCGGCTGTTTCCAGTCATTTGCCGACGGTATTAGGGCCAGGTTTCTTCCGGGTAGATCAAAGCGGAACTGGGACTCTGGCTGTGAATCAATGGCGATCTTATCGAGACATCTCCGACGGGCTCTCACAAACACTACTGTTATCTGAAACACGTTTCGATCAATTCCATGCCGCGATCGGTGGACGCGGGGCCTGTCTGGTCAGTTCGGATTGTTCTTTTGGCTTTGCCTGGGGGCAGATGGCTTCCGTCACCACGGGCGATGGGATTAATCGTCAGGAGTATCAATCCGACGGCACCCCCAGTTGGCGATACCAAATTCTGACATCCCACTCCGGTGGAGCTCAATTCGCATTTGTCGATGGACACGTTTCCTTTATCAGCGAACAAATCGAACCGGAAATCCTCAAAGCCCTGACGACACCTGCAGGCGGCGAGTTCGTCTCTGAATTCTAA
- a CDS encoding HTH domain-containing protein, with translation MQVLHLISGRGRWDASALAEELECSTRTIHRLLQTLSMAGVPWFFDEKTRSYSIRPGYKFPMVEEKSSSVQSKSEFTSEMKDAANQLVQDGEAFSKSLENFLSLIQSLSRQ, from the coding sequence ATGCAAGTACTGCACCTGATTTCCGGCCGTGGAAGATGGGATGCCTCTGCCTTGGCGGAAGAACTGGAATGTTCCACAAGAACGATCCATCGCCTCTTGCAGACACTTTCTATGGCGGGCGTCCCTTGGTTTTTTGATGAGAAAACGAGGTCATACAGTATCCGCCCTGGCTATAAATTCCCTATGGTTGAGGAAAAATCTTCATCTGTGCAGAGTAAATCAGAATTCACATCTGAGATGAAAGACGCTGCCAATCAGCTGGTTCAGGATGGTGAGGCTTTTTCCAAATCTTTGGAAAATTTTTTAAGTTTGATCCAGTCATTAAGTCGACAATAG
- a CDS encoding molybdopterin converting factor, with the protein MKILYINNDGGGFADYVSIESETTISQFVDQRLKHGIAADYLIRVNRQPVSRDYLLQEGDRVSLTPTKIEGALEECLGQSHGGRKTESVWGAPAER; encoded by the coding sequence TTGAAGATTCTCTATATCAATAATGACGGCGGCGGTTTCGCCGATTACGTTTCCATCGAATCCGAAACCACAATCTCCCAGTTCGTCGACCAACGCCTCAAGCACGGCATCGCTGCCGATTATCTCATCCGCGTCAATCGCCAACCCGTCAGCCGAGACTACCTCCTCCAGGAAGGTGACCGCGTCTCCCTCACCCCCACAAAAATCGAAGGGGCACTCGAGGAGTGCTTGGGGCAGTCGCATGGGGGTCGGAAGACTGAATCGGTTTGGGGTGCTCCTGCAGAGCGATGA
- a CDS encoding integrase core domain-containing protein produces the protein MAKIFHPLLALIASASDRELAKYVEYLKAENQILRARIPGQIHTTAGERQTLIKLGKGIGRAIEELITIVTPTTFFRWLREEKGSKSKTKNPKGGQRKPRELRELVIEIAKTTGFGYTRIIGELRKLGIKNISRQTVRNILKEEEIQPGPDRTSDSWTEFLNRHGETLWASDFFSVKSMTARGLRDLYVMVFLNLQTREAIVTESTYRPNSAWVCRQTKMFTEQTKDREKRPAILIHDRDTKYTKKFRETVEAAGMKTNPLPKASPNLNGRCERFIETIKLECLNKFIVFGKKHLDYLTDEFTSYYNTKRSHMERDHLPPIREEPGEVETISIDQIEVKKYVGGLIKSFERKAA, from the coding sequence ATGGCGAAGATTTTCCACCCACTGCTCGCATTGATTGCTTCTGCATCCGACCGGGAGCTGGCCAAATATGTGGAATATCTGAAGGCCGAGAACCAGATTCTGCGGGCTCGGATTCCTGGACAGATTCATACGACTGCCGGCGAACGCCAAACGCTGATCAAACTGGGGAAGGGGATCGGGAGGGCGATCGAGGAGTTGATTACGATTGTCACGCCAACCACATTCTTTCGGTGGCTGCGGGAGGAGAAGGGGAGTAAGTCAAAGACCAAGAATCCCAAGGGTGGCCAGCGGAAGCCGCGGGAACTGCGAGAACTCGTGATCGAGATCGCCAAGACAACCGGATTCGGCTACACGAGAATCATCGGGGAACTGCGGAAACTTGGAATCAAGAATATCAGTCGTCAAACAGTTCGGAATATCCTCAAGGAAGAAGAGATTCAACCTGGTCCTGATCGGACTTCTGATTCGTGGACGGAGTTCCTGAATCGGCATGGGGAAACACTGTGGGCCAGCGACTTTTTCTCAGTCAAGTCGATGACCGCACGCGGGCTGCGAGACCTGTATGTCATGGTGTTTTTGAATCTTCAAACTCGCGAAGCAATTGTGACCGAATCGACATATCGGCCAAATTCGGCCTGGGTCTGCCGGCAAACGAAAATGTTTACCGAACAGACCAAGGATCGCGAGAAACGTCCTGCGATCCTGATCCACGATCGAGATACGAAATACACGAAAAAGTTTCGTGAAACCGTGGAAGCCGCAGGCATGAAAACAAATCCGTTACCAAAAGCCTCACCGAATCTGAATGGTCGCTGCGAGCGGTTTATCGAGACGATCAAATTGGAGTGCCTCAACAAGTTTATTGTGTTCGGGAAGAAGCATCTCGATTATCTGACGGATGAGTTTACGAGTTATTACAACACAAAAAGAAGCCACATGGAACGCGACCACCTGCCCCCGATTCGAGAGGAGCCTGGTGAAGTGGAGACAATTTCCATCGACCAGATTGAGGTGAAAAAATACGTTGGCGGCTTGATCAAGTCGTTTGAGCGGAAGGCTGCTTGA
- a CDS encoding helix-turn-helix transcriptional regulator translates to MAKKKASRKKPPGPEVPRRPDRDRRVRQSERMARVLSVLYLIQSQGRYNTRAIAEELEVSERTVFRDLEVLEFSGVPWFFDAQDQCYRVRPDYRFPTLALTEEEAISQAMATTLSKAPSLSVGNKVASVTRKLTATSKEEIKEILADAAEIMQVFDLKFVDHSKHHLTINTVQHALLAGKQLTGVYESPYEESPVKLVIHPYRLCLIKRAWYIIGHLEGEGEAKTLRVARFKSLRMLDLQANVPEDFNLREHFGNAWSVYRGETSYDIELRFESEASSIVTETQWHHTQQVTKHRDGSVTMKFTVDGLNEILRWILSWSGTGWIQF, encoded by the coding sequence ATGGCCAAAAAGAAAGCCTCACGAAAGAAACCTCCAGGGCCCGAGGTGCCGCGACGTCCAGACCGGGATCGACGTGTTCGGCAAAGTGAGAGAATGGCTCGGGTACTCTCCGTCCTGTACCTGATTCAATCACAAGGACGATACAACACTCGTGCCATTGCGGAAGAACTCGAAGTCTCAGAGCGAACCGTCTTTCGGGATCTGGAAGTTCTCGAATTCAGTGGTGTCCCCTGGTTTTTTGACGCGCAGGATCAGTGTTATCGAGTCAGACCAGATTATCGATTCCCCACGTTGGCACTCACAGAAGAAGAAGCCATCAGCCAAGCGATGGCCACCACACTCTCAAAGGCACCAAGCTTAAGTGTTGGGAATAAAGTCGCATCAGTGACTCGCAAGCTGACGGCTACATCTAAAGAAGAGATCAAGGAGATCCTGGCCGATGCCGCCGAAATTATGCAGGTTTTCGATTTAAAATTTGTCGACCACAGCAAACATCATTTGACCATCAACACCGTGCAACATGCCTTGCTGGCAGGGAAACAGCTGACGGGGGTTTACGAAAGCCCATATGAAGAATCACCGGTTAAATTAGTGATCCATCCATACCGTCTTTGCCTCATCAAAAGAGCCTGGTACATCATTGGTCATCTGGAGGGGGAAGGGGAAGCCAAGACACTCCGGGTGGCTCGGTTCAAGAGCCTGAGAATGCTCGATCTTCAGGCAAACGTTCCAGAAGACTTCAATCTTCGAGAACACTTCGGCAATGCATGGTCGGTCTATCGCGGAGAGACCAGCTACGACATTGAACTGCGATTTGAATCGGAAGCTTCAAGTATCGTCACGGAAACCCAGTGGCACCACACCCAGCAGGTAACAAAACATCGTGACGGCTCTGTCACTATGAAATTTACGGTTGATGGTCTCAATGAAATCCTACGATGGATTTTGAGCTGGTCTGGAACTGGGTGGATTCAATTTTGA
- a CDS encoding MBL fold metallo-hydrolase — MELTIHRGSREVGGNCIELRSGETRIILDVGMPLFDENRQPLNTFTLQRQTTEELQRQGILPQVDGLFDDGSAPDAILLSHAHMDHTGLLKHSKDTIPIYASSGSSKMMLAGSLFAGQVELPRERFREIKPESPITIGDFTITGYSVDHSIFGCLAFLIEANGKRLLYTGDLRSHGRKPGMGKRLIEVLKNKTPDAMLMEGTHFGFSDGNLATEYKLEDEITELVKNCESLVLASFSPQHIDRLTCFIRATKNSGRTFVADVYTAFIMHLLKNEISLPQPKPKGLVRVYVPHFLKVSIHNKGRTAQIERFREAEIQLKEIRDAPEKFLMVFRASMLDDFDRLFPDLTACLYSRWYGYLEQPDWKSTQHILAKSNGSLHNVHTSGHMLSKDIVSFVKEIDPKIIIPIHTFEPQEFGNHFSNVKQLKDGEPYQVK; from the coding sequence ATGGAATTGACTATTCATAGAGGTAGCAGGGAGGTCGGCGGGAACTGCATTGAACTTCGCAGTGGAGAGACTCGAATTATTCTGGATGTTGGGATGCCTCTGTTTGATGAGAATCGTCAACCTCTCAACACCTTTACATTACAACGTCAGACTACGGAAGAACTACAAAGGCAGGGGATACTTCCCCAAGTCGACGGACTCTTCGACGACGGATCTGCCCCTGACGCCATTCTTCTGTCTCATGCCCACATGGATCATACGGGGCTGTTAAAACACTCCAAAGATACTATTCCAATCTATGCCAGTTCAGGTTCCAGCAAGATGATGTTGGCCGGAAGTCTGTTCGCAGGGCAGGTCGAACTCCCAAGAGAACGGTTCCGGGAGATCAAACCGGAATCACCCATCACCATCGGGGACTTCACAATCACTGGATACTCGGTCGATCACAGCATCTTTGGATGCCTGGCATTTCTGATTGAAGCGAACGGCAAGCGACTTCTCTACACGGGAGACCTTCGCAGTCATGGAAGGAAACCGGGCATGGGAAAACGACTGATCGAAGTCCTGAAGAACAAAACACCCGACGCAATGCTAATGGAAGGAACCCACTTTGGCTTCTCCGATGGCAACTTGGCCACCGAGTACAAACTCGAAGACGAAATCACCGAGTTAGTGAAGAATTGTGAAAGCCTAGTCTTGGCCTCTTTTAGCCCTCAGCATATCGACAGGCTGACATGTTTCATCCGAGCCACCAAGAATAGTGGACGAACCTTCGTGGCTGATGTCTACACTGCATTCATCATGCACCTGCTCAAGAATGAGATTTCACTCCCACAACCGAAACCCAAGGGCTTGGTCCGCGTGTACGTTCCCCATTTCCTGAAAGTGTCGATCCATAACAAAGGTAGAACGGCTCAGATCGAACGATTCAGGGAAGCAGAAATTCAGCTGAAAGAAATCCGAGATGCTCCAGAGAAATTCCTGATGGTTTTCCGGGCTTCCATGCTGGATGACTTCGACAGACTGTTCCCTGATCTGACAGCCTGTCTCTATTCGAGATGGTACGGATACTTGGAACAACCGGACTGGAAATCAACTCAGCATATTCTAGCGAAATCCAACGGCAGCCTGCATAATGTCCATACCAGTGGTCACATGCTGTCGAAAGACATCGTCAGCTTCGTCAAAGAAATCGATCCGAAAATAATCATTCCGATCCACACCTTTGAACCACAAGAATTTGGAAACCATTTTTCAAATGTCAAACAGCTGAAGGATGGTGAGCCATACCAGGTTAAGTGA
- a CDS encoding IS30 family transposase encodes MSHTHLTAEERDSIAHMHALGHSRIEIARELSRDPSTISRELRRNSDATGKYFAGKADRKARRRRQLCKLPWKLNHAPLKEFLLDKLSLKWSPEQIAGQLLRLHPREARMRISIETIYAWIKANKKQGGNIYRQLRQSRKKRRKRYGTGISRRCDPTKKPMDQRPVSARNRSRIGHWESDTIEGQKGTGYIVTHVERKTGYLVASYLPDKKASTLNAASVFAFEGLPSSLIRTLTTDNGSEFSGHRELEQALHCAIYFAPARQPWQRGQNENTNGLLRQYFLKGSDFRKLKAEDIQAAVMELNNRPRKKYQFKSPHELFEPKTRAFQN; translated from the coding sequence ATGTCACACACGCATCTTACTGCTGAGGAACGTGATTCCATAGCGCACATGCACGCCCTGGGACACTCTCGAATAGAAATTGCGCGCGAGTTATCCCGAGACCCCAGCACGATCTCCCGAGAACTGCGGCGGAATTCGGATGCGACCGGGAAGTATTTCGCCGGGAAAGCCGACCGCAAAGCGCGACGGCGTCGACAACTCTGCAAACTCCCCTGGAAACTCAACCACGCTCCGCTCAAAGAATTCCTGCTCGATAAGTTGTCTCTCAAGTGGTCGCCGGAACAGATTGCAGGTCAACTCTTGCGACTGCATCCTCGGGAGGCCAGAATGCGAATATCCATTGAGACGATTTACGCCTGGATCAAAGCAAACAAAAAGCAGGGCGGCAACATCTACAGGCAGCTGCGTCAATCGAGAAAGAAACGCCGCAAACGCTACGGCACAGGGATCTCCAGACGATGCGACCCGACCAAAAAGCCAATGGATCAGCGACCGGTTTCTGCACGCAATCGTTCGCGGATCGGGCACTGGGAATCGGATACCATCGAGGGTCAAAAGGGGACCGGCTACATTGTCACGCATGTCGAACGCAAGACCGGCTATCTTGTGGCGAGCTATCTGCCGGACAAGAAAGCATCGACGTTGAACGCGGCTTCGGTGTTTGCGTTTGAGGGGTTGCCATCGTCATTGATTCGAACTTTGACGACGGACAACGGGAGTGAGTTTTCGGGTCATCGAGAGTTGGAGCAAGCCCTGCATTGTGCGATCTATTTTGCTCCGGCTCGCCAGCCGTGGCAACGCGGCCAGAATGAGAACACCAACGGGCTTCTGCGGCAATACTTCCTGAAGGGGAGCGATTTCCGTAAACTGAAAGCCGAGGATATTCAAGCGGCTGTGATGGAGTTGAACAACCGGCCTCGCAAAAAGTACCAATTCAAATCACCACACGAACTGTTCGAACCCAAAACCCGTGCATTTCAAAATTGA